In the genome of Yersinia enterocolitica, the window TAACCACCAGACCGATCGCCGACGGACTAACGTTAAGATCCGTTGCCATTGTATCGAGTAGGGGCTGAGCAAAATAGACATTGGCGACCGCCATGGCGGATACCATCGCCAAGAGTGGCACCACTATTGATGTGAGGTGTGGTGCCAGAGCTGTTTGTGGTAATCGCCGGGTGCGACTCTTTGCTGATTCTTTTCTGATGGACATAAAAATACCTGATGCCTTTCTGGTTTTTATTTGAAACCACTTAATTGATTTTTAACAGAGGTGGTTTTAATATGCAACCAGTTTATCCAGCAAATGATCGGAGTAAAAGAATGACTAAAACGAGTGAAGGCCAGATAGGGGCAGAAGAATGCCCGGTTGCCAGAGCGCTTAAGGTTTTGGGGGATCGCTGGTCACTCATGATAATTCGTGATGCTTTTGATGGGATCCGCCGTTTTGGTGAATTTCGGAATAACCTTGGCTTGGCAAAAAATATCTTGGCGGGTCGCCTGCGTGAGTTGGTTGAACACGGCATTCTGATGATAGTCCCGGCCTCTGATGGCAGTGCTTACCATGAATATGTGTTGACGGATAAAGGCCGCCAATTATTCCCTATTGTGGTCAGCTTGCGCCAATGGGGCGAAGATCACTTGTTTGCTGTTGGCGAAAAGCACTCTATTTTAGTTGATAATCAGAGTGGGCATCCCATCAGTAAGCTGACAGTATCCTCACAAAAAGGTAAGGTATTGGATGCCAGCGAATGCCATCGGGGAAAAGTGATTAAGCGGTAAGGAAGGTATCTGCGGCGGGAAACATAATCTCAATGGATATTAATGACAGGAAAGGCAAAATGGATTCTCGGATACTGGAAATACTGCAATACACATTGAAGCCAGGTAGTGGTGTGGAATTCCACCGAATTATGCAAGAGATCAGCATTCCCTTGCACGCCAGGGAGGGGATGGACGTCGTCGCTTATGGTCAATCGCTGCACGACCCAGATGCTTATTACCTGATGCGTGCCTTTGACAGTCAAGAGGCATTAGTGAATGCTGAGGCACGTTTTTACAGCAGTGACGGCTGGCTTGCTGGCCCGCGGGTGGCAATTGTTGAACGTATTGAAAATAGTCTCAAATCCGTAATATCGATGCCAACTGCCGCCATTGATGCTTTAAGAACGTAATTGGTCAATTCATAGCATTCTTATACTGAATACGTTATCAACTGATAACGTATTTAATTGCCTCTGGGATTGATTATTGCTCTGCCTGATAAGTGTCGCGTAAGAAAAGGGTTAGCACATCTTTTGGTGGTGTCACCTCACATTCAGACAGCAGCCACCCCACCGCGCCTCGGTGATAAGCACCATGATGCTCAACATGGGAAAACATCTCTTTTCTACTCATTGCCCCTTTTCCCCCATCGACAAATTTGAAGTTAATCATTTCATCCAATTGTTGTTCAACCAGAGAGTGAAGATACTCGAGATAGCGATTATCACTGATAGCAAAGGCGTTATTCAGCACCTCTAGAGGCGGTGTTTCAACCGTATTCAGCGCAGTATAACGGTGGGGAACTCCCTGAATATTGGCGATAAATATTTGATCAACTACATAAATATGATTCATCAGGCGAATCATAAGATGACGTTTATCTTTATAAGCCGCGGTATCAACATTGGCGATAGCGGAGAGGATCTCTTTATCAGCCCAGGCCTTGTATTGAAAAAGCATATCAAAGTGAGTAAGCACAGACATTTTCAGATCTCAGCGGAGAGTTAGATGGCTATTTTATAGTACGAGAATTATTGTAGGTCGTTAAGTAGCGTTGAATTTTAGCCGACTAAAACATTTCATCAACGAAGGGACTGTCTATTGAATATTCGGCAAGAAAATAGCAATGACCTATATATCTTAAGATAATTAGGTAAAGCGAGAGGCTTGGGGGATGAGTAAATTGCTATAACCTGAATCGATGACATTATCGCCATTTCAAGGTGCTTTTCTCTTCTTCTACTAGAATATCCAGCCAATCCGCATTGAACAATTTTCGTTTAAATTGGCTAGCCACTGAGACAGATAAAATCAGATAAAGTGTAATTGTATCCGTGAGATTCCATTCAACAGTCTCTATTCAAGATTGTGCAGTTATGCTTCATTGAGTTGAGCAAATATAGCGCGGCGTCACTTTAATGTTTGTGTAACCAAGGATTTTATAATCAAATTGATGATTTATTAATCTAAATCAATAAGGATTTCTACTGATAGTCAAATACTCTCCTTTTCACAAGGAAGTACAAAATAATGTTTTTCCCTAAGAAATATTCAATATCAATTCTGGCATTAGCGTTTGTTTTATTCTCTTTCCCTACTTCCGCCAAAGTGACTAATTCATCTGATGACCATGTAAAACAGATGATTATCAACGAGTCTATAGAGTCGTACCCTGGCAACTGCCCATGTCCTTTTAACTCTGCCAGCAATGGAAGTAGTTGTGGAAAACGTAGCGCGTGGAGTCGGGCAGGTGGTTATTCCCCCATTTGCTATAAAAAAGAAGTTACCAAGGAAATGGTTACTGAATGGCGTGAATCTAACAAAGCCTAAGATATAAAATTTTTAGTACATGAATGGCAACCCACCCTAGAAAATGCTGCGACACAGGTTACCAGATACAAAAAAGCCAACTCGAAAGTTGGCTTAATGTACTGATTTAACAGCTAAAATTTGGTGGCCCCTACTGGACTTGAACCAGTGACCAAGCGATTATGAGTCGCGTGCTCTAACCAACTGAGCTAAGGGGCCAGACTTGGGCGCTGATTATACGGTAGTTTTTATACTGCGGTCTAGAGCTGATAAATCAGATGGCTGTTTTATGCACAAAATTAAGGTTTTTTACGCACATAGCAGGTAATTACGTGCGGATGCAGGCTTGAGAATCGGTGGTTTGGGACCAAAAAGAAAAACCCCGGCACGCCGGGGTTTTTGTGTGTTTGCTGCTGTCGCTAACGATTAATCGTCCAGGAAGCTGCGCAATACTTCAGAGCGGCTTGGATGACGCAATTTACGCAATGCCTTGGCTTCAATCTGACGAATACGTTCACGGGTTACGTCGAACTGTTTGCCCACTTCTTCCAGGGTGTGGTCAGTGTTCATATCGATACCGAAACGCATACGCAGAACTTTCGCTTCACGAGCGGTCAGGCCAGCTAACACATCGTGGGTGGCAGAGCGCAGGCTCTCTGATGTTGCAGAGTCCAGCGGCAGTTCCAGAGTGGTATCTTCAATGAAATCGCCCAGATGTGAATCTTCATCATCACCGATCGGGGTTTCCATTGAGATTGGCTCTTTGGCAATCTTCAGCACTTTACGGATCTTGTCTTCCGGCATCAGCATGCGTTCAGCCAGTTCTTCCGGTGTTGGCTCACGGCCCATCTCTTGCAGCATCTGGCGTGAGATACGGTTGAGTTTGTTAATGGTCTCAATCATATGTACCGGAATACGGATGGTACGCGCCTGATCCGCGATAGAGCGGGTAATGGCCTGACGAATCCACCACGTGGCGTAAGTTGAGAACTTATAACCACGGCGGTATTCGAATTTATCTACTGCTTTCATCAGACCGATATTGCCTTCCTGAATTAAATCAAGGAATTGCAGACCACGGTTGGTGTATTTTTTCGCAATAGAGATAACCAAACGCAGGTTAGCCTCAACCATTTCTTTCTTGGCACGACGCGCTTTCGCTTCACCAATAGACATACGGCGGTTGATGTCTTTCACTTGCTCAATTGTCAGACCGGTTTCTTCTTCGATCTGGCGCAGTTTCTGCAAGCTACGTTGAACATCGTCCGAGACATCTTTCAGTTTTTCAGACCAGGGTTTACCCATCGCAATTGCTGCGGCAAACCAGGTATCACTGGTTTCATTGCTGGCAAACAGAGTAACGAAGTTTTTCTTCGGCATTTTGCACTGCTCAACACACAGTTTCATGATGATACGTTCTTGAGTACGAACGCGATCCATCATGGTACGCATGTTGTTGACCAGATAGTCGAATTGCTTCGGTACCAGGCGGAACTGTTTGAACACTTCAGACAACTTCAGAATTTCAGCAGCAGCATTGGCGTGGCTACGACCATTTTTCTTGATTTCCATGCGTGCGTTTTCGTACTGCTCGCGCAAATCGCTGAATTTCTGGCGTGCCAGCTCTGGATCGATGCTGTTGTCGTCTTCTTCTTCGTCTTCGTCTTCATCTTCGTCGTCGTCATCCATCTCTGCGGTGGATAATTCAGAACCAACGTGAGTCGCCGTCGGCGCAATATCTTCTTCGGCGTTTGGATCAACAAAGCCGTTGATCAGGTCAGATAAACGGGCTTCACCCGCTTCAACGCGATCATATTGTTCTAACAGATAAGTAATCGCTTCAGGGTATTCAGCAACTGAACACTGAACCTGATTGATACCGTCTTCAATACGTTTGGCGATATCAATCTCGCCTTCACGTGTTAATAGCTCAACGGTACCCATTTCGCGCATGTACATACGCACCGGGTCGGTAGTACGCCCGATTTCGGATTCAACACTGGATAACACCTGCGCAGCAGCTTCTGCCGCGTCATCGTCGGTATCAGTGGTGTTCTCGGCCAGCATCAAATCATCGGCATCAGGTGCTTCTTCCAGCACTTGGATGCCCATGTCATTAATCATCTGGATGATGTCTTCGATCTGATCGGAATCGACGATATCTTCCGGCAGATGGTCATTGACCTCAGCATAGGTCAGATAGCCTTGCTCCTTACCACGGGTGACAAGTAGCTTCAGCTGTGACTGCGGGTTTTGCTCCATAAGACGGTATCCACACTTCAGAGTATTTGGGTTGGTGTCGGTCGGCGAAACCGCCAACAATAGCATTTGGGGCCTTTTTTTGTCGCCGCTGCCCGCTATGGCGGCATATTGTAGGGAGTCGCCCCCACATTTATCGGCAATTAAGCCGTTGGGTGTTTCATTTTTTTCTGGCTAATGCCAGATTCAAAGACCAAAGCTCTTTACGTTCTTCGGCGTTTAATCCATGTGTCCGGTCACGCGCTATCAGGGTTTCCTGACGTTGCTCCAAGATGGAGTCATACAGGCTCGTTAGCGTGTCGACAAAAGTCGGTTCGACCATGTCCTCAACAATCATGTGGTTCCATGTTGCGAGAGTTTCAAGCTGTTGGCTGAATTTATTATCCCGATACAGTTCCAATAACTGCCCGGTTGTCAGCCCTGGCTGAGCCAGACAAGTCTCAACCAACTCAATAAATAACGGTAAACCGGCTAACTTGGCTTGCTCGACGCCCTGTAGTGAGGGAATAAGTGTAGCCAGTTGTGGGTTTTGTACCAGTAGCCCTATAAGTATACGCATGGTTGTGCGTTTTAGCTGGGGCGGTTGGTAGGTATTCGTGTTTTCAGCCTGTTTTGGCATCAGCTTATCGAGCTGGCTATCATCGAGCAGGCCCAACTTATTACCGAGCTGCTGGCGCAGATAAAGACGTAATGTCTCACCGGGTACCTGACTGATTAAAGGTAGTGCCAGAGTGCTTAACTTGGCGCGCCCGTCGGGGCTGCTCAAATCCACCTGTGGCATCAACGTTTCAAACAAAAAGGTTGAGAGTGGCTGTGCCCCTTCCATCCGCTGTTCAAATGCGTCTTTCCCTTCTTTACGTACCAGAGTGTCTGGGTCTTCGCCATCGGGCAAAAACATAAAGCGTAGCTGACGGCCATCATTTAGATAGGGCAGCGCCGTTTCTAATGCTCGCCATGCCGCATCTCTGCCCGCCCGATCACCGTCGTAACAACAAATTACGTTATCGGTGGCACGGAATAATAATTGAATATGCTCCGCAGTGGTCGCGGTCCCCAACGAGGCAACGGCATAGTCAATACCAAATTGCGCGAGTGCTACCACATCCATATAACCTTCCACCACGAGTAAACGCGTTGGATTGGGATGATTCACTTGCGCTTCATACAAGCCGTAAAGCTGGCGGCCCTTATGAAAAATTTCTGTTTCTGGGGAGTTTAGATACTTTGGCACTCCGTCACCCAGAATTCGCCCGCCAAAAGCGATAACCCGCCCACGTTTATCGCGGATAGGGAACATGACGCGCTCACGAAAACGATCGTAAGTCCGCCCTGTATCATTAGTCACCAGCATTCCTGCATCGTTCAGCGCAGTACGGCTCTCACCATCACGGCCAAAACGTTTTAAGGCATTGTCCCAACCTGGGGGGGCAAAACCAATAGCAAAATGTTGGATGATTTCTTCACTCAAACCGCGATGCTTAAGATATTCGCGTGCCTGATTGGCATTCGAGCCGTTGAGTGACTGTTGATAGAATCCGCTAAGGCTTTCCATCAGTTGATAGAGACTTTGTCGTTGATGACGTTCGATCTGGGTGGTGCCGGTTCCTGCCTCGTAAGGCACTTCCAGCCCATGCATGGTGGCTAATTCCTCAATACTTTCGACAAATTCGAGTCTGTCGTAATTCATCAGGAAATCAACAGCGTTACCATGTGCGCCACAGCCGAAACAGTGATAAAACTGTTTTTCGCCGTTAACAGTGAATGAGGGTGTTTTCTCATGATGGAACGGACAGCACGCATGGTAATTTTTGCCTTGCTTCTTCAGCTTTACCCGTGCGTCGATAAGATCAACGATGTCGGTGCGCGCTAGCAAGTCATTGATAAATACGCGTGGAATTCGTCCAGCCATAAGCCCCTATTCGGTCAGTCCATAAACGAGAACAAGCCGCGCATTCCTTTCGGAAAGCACGGCCTTCGTATGCAACTACTCGATCTGCGCGTTCTTAGAACATAAAAAACTACGCGGTGGGGTTACCCCCGAAGAATTAATACAGACGAGTGCGGCGTGCGTTTTCGCGAGCCAATTTCTTCGCGTGACGTTTTACAGCAGAAGCTTTAGCGCGTTTACGTTCGGTAGTCGGTTTTTCATAGAACTCACGACGACGAACTTCAGCTAAAACACCCGCTTTTTCACAAGAGCGTTTGAAACGACGAAGAGCTACGTCGAATGGCTCGTTTTCACGTACTTTAATTACCGGCATGTGCCTCTCACCTCAATAGAAATCGGTTTGCTGCTGGCCAATCGCCAGCCTTCTCAAAATGGTGCGGAATTTTACTTCAATGGATGCTGCTTTGTAAAGCACCACAGCAAATTGAAACAGGCACGCCCCTGTGATGTCGCCCTCGTTCTTTACAAGAAAGTTGGTGCCGAGAGTGCGACGGCCGCTGATTATATACTAAACAAGGCTGTTGATCGAATTAATCAACACTCTTTTCAAATATGACCACTATCAACAACATTTAGGTGCTCAAAGCGTGAAAATGCCGTCTTTACCGTCAGAGATCATGACTGGCGGCGCTGTTATGCTAAACTATCGGCCGCACGTGAATGATGGGAAATGTAATGCGAGTTTTGGGTATAGAAACGTCCTGCGATGAAACCGGTATTGCAGTATATGACGATAAAGCCGGTCTGTTAGCTAACCAACTGTACAGTCAGGTTAAATTGCATGCTGATTATGGCGGTGTAGTGCCTGAGCTGGCTTCCCGTGATCATGTGCGCAAGACTGTACCGCTGATTCAGGCAGCATTGAAAGAAGCCAATCTGAGCGCTAAAGACATCGATGGTGTGGCGTATACCGCAGGCCCGGGTTTGGTTGGCGCATTGCTGGTCGGGGCGACAGTCGGCCGCGCATTGGCATTTGCGTGGGGGGTTCCGGCGGTGCCGGTCCACCATATGGAAGGCCACCTACTGGCACCGATGTTGGAAGAGAACGCACCAGAGTTCCCGTTTGTCGCTCTGCTGGTCTCTGGTGGTCACACTCAGCTAATCAGCGTGACCGGTATTGGTGAGTATCTGCTATTAGGGGAATCTGTCGATGATGCGGCAGGTGAAGCCTTTGATAAAACTGCAAAATTATTAGGCCTGGACTATCCTGGGGGGCCGATGCTGTCGCGTATGGCACAACAGGGTACGGCGGGTCGTTTTACTTTCCCGCGGCCAATGACCGATCGCCCTGGACTGGATTTCAGTTTTTCTGGTTTGAAAACGTTCGCCGCAAATACTATCCGTGCTAACGGTACCGATGATCAGACCCGTGCTGATATTGCCCGTGCATTTGAAGATGCAGTGGTTGATACGTTGGCGATTAAATCCAAACGAGCGCTGGATAAGACCGGCTTCAAACGTTTGGTCATTGCCGGTGGTGTCAGTGCAAACCGCACTTTACGTTCAAAATTGGCGGAGATGATGCAAAAACGGGGCGGTGAAGTATTCTATGCTCGGCCAGAGTTTTGTACTGATAATGGTGCAATGATCGCCTATGCTGGGTTGATCAGGCTGAAAAGTGGTGTGAGCAGTGAGTTGAGTGTTTCGGTTAGGCCGCGCTGGCCGTTAGCCGAGTTGCCGAAAGTCTGAGTGGGGCTGTGGCGGTGTTGCCGCGTCATCTCGTGATGCTCACATACTGATGTATGCTCCGCTCTCTCAATTCCTTGCGCCTTGCCTCGCTCCCGCTCAGCCATTCTAAGATTGGTGCCGAAAGTCTGAGCGAGGCTGCGGCGCTGTTGCCGCAGTCATTCAAAATGCTCATGGATGAGAGTCCACGCCGTTTTTTCATTCCTTGCGCCTTGCCTCGCTCCCGTTCAGTCATTCTCGTTTTGAGGAGAATCAATCTTCTTTCTCTTCCAACTCTGCGGCTTCTTCGGCCGGGGTTTTCTGCTTTTTCTTTCTGAGTTTATCCCAGATTTTACTTTCCTTGCCGCGCCATAAACGTTGAATGTTATCGTGGTGGCGCATCAAAATCAGGCAAGAGAGCATGGCGACTGGGAAGGTGAATTGAGGTTTAAACCACCAGACGTAGAAGGGCGCAATTAGCGCACTGATAATTGCGCCTAAAGATGAATACCCACTCAATAACACCGTCAACAACCAAGTACCGGTCATCAGACCGGTTAGATCCCAGCCGATAGGGGCGATGGCGCCAAAAGCAGTAGCAACGCCCTTGCCACCTTTAAAATGGAAAAAGACCGGATAGATGTGACCAAGACAAGCAGCGATAGCGGTCAAGCCAAGATACAGCGGGGAAACGTGCAGCAGGTAAGCAATCCAAACGGGTAACATGCCTTTCAGCACATCGAAAATCAGCACTGTTGCTGCGGCTGCTCGACCACCGATACGCAGCACGTTGGTCGCACCGGGATTACCGGAGCCATGTTCACGCGGATCTGGTAGCTTAGCAACCCGACACACCAGGATTGCACTGGAAATAGAGCCACACAAATACGCGAAGATAATCATGCCAAGCGCGATAGCACTCATAACACCGCCCTGTTGAATAATGATCGTTTTAATCGCAACATCAGTGGATAATACGCATATTCCGCTGGAAGTGGTATCCGGCAGGCGCAAAAACAGAGAATGACGTGATGGACATCGTATTTATTGAAGAACTTAGTGTCATAACCACCATCGGTGTTTATGACTGGGAGCAGACCATCCAGCAGAAGCTGGTGTTCGATATCGAAATGGGTTGGGATAATCGTAAAGCTGCTGCCAGCGATGATGTGAATGATTGCTTGAGCTATGCAGATATCAGTGATGCGGTGATACAACATGTAGAGTCACAGCGTTTTGCCTTGGTTGAGCGGGTGGCAGAAGAGATAGCCGAGCTGCTATTAGTCCGTTTCCAATCGCCGTGGGTGCGGATTAAAGTCAGTAAACCAGGGGCGGTGGCACAAGCCCGTAATGTCGGAGTGCTCATTGAACGTGGTCAACGACCTAACTGATTTTTTGTGTGTTGTGATGACATAAAAGTGCAACCCTGAATAGATAATGTAGTCTGATTGGTTGGTGTGATAATTATCGAGTTTGAACGGCATTGTTTTTTTAGCATATGGTTTTGTTAATCCTATGCTTTGTAACATTGCCGTTTTTTGTGTTTTCTATTACATGGCATTGGGTATCGTAGATGACGGATATGTATTCGCTGTTTGTGGCTGTTGTTTTAGGTGTGGTAGAGGGATTGACTGAGTTTTTACCCGTGTCATCCACTGGGCATATGATTATCGTCGGTGAGCTATTGGGCTTTACCGGCGACAAGGCAAAAACCTTTGAAGTTATCATTCAGTTAGGGTCGATTCTGGCGGTTGTCGTGGTGTTCTGGCGGCGGTTATTTGGCCTGATTGGTATCCATTTCGGCGCGGTACCTCATGAGGGGAAAACCAGCGGTCACCTGACTTTGGGCCATATTTTACTGGCAATGATCCCCGCCGTGGGGCTGGGGTTGGTATTCCATGACCTCATCAAATCGCTGTTTGATCCGAGAAATGTCATGTATGCCTTGGTTGCGGGTGGGGTGCTTTTGCTAGTCGCAGAATGGTTCAAACCTAAAAATCCTAAATCTGTTGGTTTGGATGATATTACTTACCGTCAGGCTTTCGCGATTGGCTGCTTCCAGTGTCTGGCGTTGTGGCCGGGGTTCTCCCGTTCTGGTGCCACCATTTCCGGCGGTATGTTGGTCGGTGTTAACCGTTATGCCGCGTCTGAGTTCTCCTTCATTCTCGCAGTGCCGATGATGATCGGGGCCAGTGGACTGGATCTTTATAAGAGCCTGCACTTCCTGACGCTGGGTGATTTACCGATGTTTGCCGTCGGATTTATCACGGCATTTATCGTGGCTCTGATTGCTATCAAAACCTTCCTTTCACTGATTAAACGTATCTCTTTTGTACCTTTCGCCATCTATCGCTTTGTGGTCGCGGCAGCCGTGTATTGGGTGTTTATGTAACATACCCGTTATACTTCAAGCTGCATGTGCGTTGGCTACGTTCATCACCCGAATCACTTACTCATGTAAGCTCATCGGGTTCTCTCGCTTGCCGCCTTCCTGCAACTCGAATTATTTAGGGTATAAAAAGTGCAGCGAAATATAAAAAAAGCCCTGATTAATCAGGGCTTTTTCGTTATGAATGGCTTTATTCTGACGCAATTACTTGAGTTTGTTTCCATTGGACTAATGCTTGTTGGCGGCGACGTTTAAGTTCGTCGCGAATGGCCAATCCTTGTAACCCGCTGGCGACTACTTCCTGCACTGATACGCTGCTGGCAATATGGAATGCGGCGCGCAAATAATCGCCCTGCGGATAAGGATTTTCTTCAAATCCGGTACGGCCTCGGGCATCAGCCTCACTGGTCATAATCATCTGCTCAAGACGTTCCGGTTTGCGCCACACATCAATGGCATCAAACAGTTTGAGTAGAGTTTCGGGGCGAAGCTTATTCACTGTATGGATAAGGTCATGGTATTCCGCCACCAGTTTCGCCAAGTCACGTATCGGATTAGGTACCCGTAAGCGCTGACATAACTGCTCAACCAATTTAACTCCAGCTGGGCCGTGGCCGTGATGGTGTGGCCAGAATTCTTTTGGTGTCAGACCTTTACCCAAATCATGGCAGAGAGCGGCAAAGCGGACATCAACCTCAGGGCTAAGTTGAGCCGCAATGGCTAATGTCATCAGCGTATGGATACCGGTATCAATTTCTGGATGCCACTTTTCGGGAGCTGGTACGCCAAATAAACGTTCAATTTCTGGAAATAGCACCGCCAGCGCACCGCAATCACGTAACACTTGAAAATAGATCTGCGGGCTTTGTGTTTTCAGCGCTTTCTCGGTCTCTTTCCATACTCGCTCTGGCGTCAGAGCCGATAGCTCGCCACTTTGTGCCATTGCTGCCATCAATGATTGAGTCTCAGCGGCGACGCTAAAACCTAAATGGGCAAAACGGGCAGCGAAACGGGCAACCCGCAGCACACGTAGTGGATCTTCGCCAAAGGCGTCGGAGACATGACGCAGTACTCTGTTTTCCAAATCTTGTTGGCCGTGGTAGGGGTCAATCAATTCCCCCTCGGCGCTACGGGCAATGGCATTGATGGTCAAATCGCGACGCAACAAATCCTCTTCCAGCGTGACATCTGGCGCGGCATAGCAGGTAAAACCGGTGTAACCTGCGCCGGATTTACGCTCGGTACGAGCTAGTGCGTATTCTTCATGGCTGACAGGGTGCAGAAACACGGGGAAGTCTTTACCAACCTGCTGATAGCCCTGTGTGAGTAACTGTTCCGGGGTGGATCCCACCACGACCCAATCCTGTTCGGTGACCGGCAGATTTAATAAGCTGTCGCGTACCGCGCCGCCGACCAGATAGATTTTCATATAAATCCTTCGTTCTTGACGTTGCAGCGTTGTTAGCTGCTCACTTGAATCACACTTTACCGCCTGGCGACAAAGGCTTGTTTCAGTATAGTTGGGGATGAGAATAGATTAAACAACCAGGCCACCCTGGCGGGCAGCCAAACGCGTCGATTTTACAGTCTTATTAAACGGCTATCAGTTCATCCAGCGATTGTTCTTTTTACGGCTTGGGATCAGATGTGGCAGTACCAGACCAAGGAGCAGGCCGATACCGGCAACACCGCCGCCGTACATAAACCATTGCAGGATAATGGTACGCTGTTTGTCATCTAATTGCAGATTCACAGCGCTGACTTTCTTCTGAGCAACCACTAACTGATTCTTTAGTGACTCGTT includes:
- a CDS encoding transcriptional regulator; this translates as MTKTSEGQIGAEECPVARALKVLGDRWSLMIIRDAFDGIRRFGEFRNNLGLAKNILAGRLRELVEHGILMIVPASDGSAYHEYVLTDKGRQLFPIVVSLRQWGEDHLFAVGEKHSILVDNQSGHPISKLTVSSQKGKVLDASECHRGKVIKR
- a CDS encoding NIPSNAP family protein, yielding MDSRILEILQYTLKPGSGVEFHRIMQEISIPLHAREGMDVVAYGQSLHDPDAYYLMRAFDSQEALVNAEARFYSSDGWLAGPRVAIVERIENSLKSVISMPTAAIDALRT
- a CDS encoding diguanylate cyclase; its protein translation is MSVLTHFDMLFQYKAWADKEILSAIANVDTAAYKDKRHLMIRLMNHIYVVDQIFIANIQGVPHRYTALNTVETPPLEVLNNAFAISDNRYLEYLHSLVEQQLDEMINFKFVDGGKGAMSRKEMFSHVEHHGAYHRGAVGWLLSECEVTPPKDVLTLFLRDTYQAEQ
- a CDS encoding RNA polymerase sigma factor RpoD, giving the protein MEQNPQSQLKLLVTRGKEQGYLTYAEVNDHLPEDIVDSDQIEDIIQMINDMGIQVLEEAPDADDLMLAENTTDTDDDAAEAAAQVLSSVESEIGRTTDPVRMYMREMGTVELLTREGEIDIAKRIEDGINQVQCSVAEYPEAITYLLEQYDRVEAGEARLSDLINGFVDPNAEEDIAPTATHVGSELSTAEMDDDDEDEDEDEEEDDNSIDPELARQKFSDLREQYENARMEIKKNGRSHANAAAEILKLSEVFKQFRLVPKQFDYLVNNMRTMMDRVRTQERIIMKLCVEQCKMPKKNFVTLFASNETSDTWFAAAIAMGKPWSEKLKDVSDDVQRSLQKLRQIEEETGLTIEQVKDINRRMSIGEAKARRAKKEMVEANLRLVISIAKKYTNRGLQFLDLIQEGNIGLMKAVDKFEYRRGYKFSTYATWWIRQAITRSIADQARTIRIPVHMIETINKLNRISRQMLQEMGREPTPEELAERMLMPEDKIRKVLKIAKEPISMETPIGDDEDSHLGDFIEDTTLELPLDSATSESLRSATHDVLAGLTAREAKVLRMRFGIDMNTDHTLEEVGKQFDVTRERIRQIEAKALRKLRHPSRSEVLRSFLDD
- a CDS encoding DNA primase, with protein sequence MAGRIPRVFINDLLARTDIVDLIDARVKLKKQGKNYHACCPFHHEKTPSFTVNGEKQFYHCFGCGAHGNAVDFLMNYDRLEFVESIEELATMHGLEVPYEAGTGTTQIERHQRQSLYQLMESLSGFYQQSLNGSNANQAREYLKHRGLSEEIIQHFAIGFAPPGWDNALKRFGRDGESRTALNDAGMLVTNDTGRTYDRFRERVMFPIRDKRGRVIAFGGRILGDGVPKYLNSPETEIFHKGRQLYGLYEAQVNHPNPTRLLVVEGYMDVVALAQFGIDYAVASLGTATTAEHIQLLFRATDNVICCYDGDRAGRDAAWRALETALPYLNDGRQLRFMFLPDGEDPDTLVRKEGKDAFEQRMEGAQPLSTFLFETLMPQVDLSSPDGRAKLSTLALPLISQVPGETLRLYLRQQLGNKLGLLDDSQLDKLMPKQAENTNTYQPPQLKRTTMRILIGLLVQNPQLATLIPSLQGVEQAKLAGLPLFIELVETCLAQPGLTTGQLLELYRDNKFSQQLETLATWNHMIVEDMVEPTFVDTLTSLYDSILEQRQETLIARDRTHGLNAEERKELWSLNLALARKK
- a CDS encoding 30S ribosomal protein S21 gives rise to the protein MPVIKVRENEPFDVALRRFKRSCEKAGVLAEVRRREFYEKPTTERKRAKASAVKRHAKKLARENARRTRLY
- the tsaD gene encoding tRNA (adenosine(37)-N6)-threonylcarbamoyltransferase complex transferase subunit TsaD, which translates into the protein MRVLGIETSCDETGIAVYDDKAGLLANQLYSQVKLHADYGGVVPELASRDHVRKTVPLIQAALKEANLSAKDIDGVAYTAGPGLVGALLVGATVGRALAFAWGVPAVPVHHMEGHLLAPMLEENAPEFPFVALLVSGGHTQLISVTGIGEYLLLGESVDDAAGEAFDKTAKLLGLDYPGGPMLSRMAQQGTAGRFTFPRPMTDRPGLDFSFSGLKTFAANTIRANGTDDQTRADIARAFEDAVVDTLAIKSKRALDKTGFKRLVIAGGVSANRTLRSKLAEMMQKRGGEVFYARPEFCTDNGAMIAYAGLIRLKSGVSSELSVSVRPRWPLAELPKV
- a CDS encoding glycerol-3-phosphate 1-O-acyltransferase PlsY (involved in acylation of glycerol-3-phosphate to form 1-acyl-glycerol-3 phosphate for use in phospholipid biosynthesis; functions with PlsX), whose protein sequence is MSAIALGMIIFAYLCGSISSAILVCRVAKLPDPREHGSGNPGATNVLRIGGRAAAATVLIFDVLKGMLPVWIAYLLHVSPLYLGLTAIAACLGHIYPVFFHFKGGKGVATAFGAIAPIGWDLTGLMTGTWLLTVLLSGYSSLGAIISALIAPFYVWWFKPQFTFPVAMLSCLILMRHHDNIQRLWRGKESKIWDKLRKKKQKTPAEEAAELEEKED
- the folB gene encoding bifunctional dihydroneopterin aldolase/7,8-dihydroneopterin epimerase (catalyzes the conversion of 7,8-dihydroneopterin to 6-hydroxymethyl-7,8-dihydropterin and can also catalyze the epimerization of carbon 2' of dihydroneopterin and dihydromonapterin) gives rise to the protein MDIVFIEELSVITTIGVYDWEQTIQQKLVFDIEMGWDNRKAAASDDVNDCLSYADISDAVIQHVESQRFALVERVAEEIAELLLVRFQSPWVRIKVSKPGAVAQARNVGVLIERGQRPN